The genomic stretch TCAAAAACCTTTACCGATGCGCCCATTGCCAACGCCGAACGTGTGGCAAATTCGCCCACAACGCCCGCGCCTATGATGATCACTTTTGTTGGTGGTATCCCGCTGATGCCGCCGAGCAATACGCCTTTCCCGCCGTTGGAAGATGCCAGAAATTGTCCAGCCAACAACATTGATGCGCTGCCCGCAATCTCGCTCATGCTGCGTACAATGGGAAATGTGCCGCTGTCGTCTTTCAGCAATTCAAAACCAAGAGCGGTAATTTTTTTCTTCGCCAGTTCTTCCAGAATTTCTTTTTTCAGCAAAGTATGGTTGAGCGGAGAAACGATGATTTGATTGCGTTGCAATTTCGGCACATCTGCAACGGTTATCGGTGCACTTTTAATAATGATAGGTTGCTTATAAATTTCTTCGGCATCATAAGAAATAATGGCGCCCGCTTCACTAAAATCTTTATCGCTGAACTTGCTGCCTTCGCCGGCTTTTGATTCAATCATTACCTGATGACCGTTGTTGACCAAAACGCTCACGGCTTCGGGTATCAGCGCAATGCGCTCTTCCTGAAAAGCGATTTCTTTGGGAATGCCGATAGCGAGCCGGGCACTTTTTTGTTTTATGTCAAGCGTTTCTTCGAGCGTTTCATAACCGAACGCGGCGGTAATTATGGGTTTTGCCGTTGCCATCTCAATTGTTCTTCTTCAAAGTAAAATTATTTTAATTTTTGAGAAACAGCATATTATTTTTCTTTTTCCTGCTCGATGTAGCGTTGCAACTAAATTTCCCGTTAAACATTCTTTTAATAAAATTCGTTTTTCGTCCTTATTTTTTTAAGCTAATTTCGCACATCTTTTAAAACAGAATGATATGCCTGAACAAATTGACGATATATTGAAAGATGCCGAATCGGGAATGAAAAAAGCAATTTCACATCTCGAAGTTGAACTCACGCGCATACGTGCCGGCAAGGCAAATCCGTCTATGCTGGACGGCATTACGGTGGAATATTACGGCAATCCTACACCCATTCCGCAAGTGGCAAACGTAAGCGTGATGGATGCACGCACCATTACTATTCAACCTTGGGAAAAAAATATGTTAGCCGCGATTGAACGCGCGATTATGATGGCAAACATCGGTATTACGCCGCAAAACGACGGCGTGCAAATCCGTCTGTTTCAACCGCCGCTTACCGAAGAACGCCGCAAGGAATTGTTCAAAAAAGCATTGGCAGAAGGCGAAACCGCAAAAGTGAGCATTCGTAACATTCGCCGCGACGGCATTGAACAAATAAAGAAATTACAGAAAGACGGACTGAGCGAAGACGTGGCAAAAGGCGGCGAAAAATCGGTTCAGGAAATTACCGATAAATTTATTGTCTTAGTAGATAAACATCTTGAGGCAAAAGAAAAAGAAATGATGACTGTTTAACGAGTAATATGTAATGTGTAACGTTTAATAATTACACACTACACATTAAACATTACACACTATTAAACATGGAAGATTTATTAAAAAAACTTAATCAATACAAAGAAGAAATTTCCGCTTCGTCTGCGACAAATGCCGACGAAGTGGAAAACTTCCGTATAAAATATCTCGGCACAAAAGGGCTTGTAAAATCTGTGATGGGCGAAATGAAAAACGTGCCGAATGAACAGAAAAAACAAGCCGGGCAATTGCTGAACGAGTTCAAGCAATTTGCCGAAGCAAAATATGAATCGCTGAAAGAACAGTTTGCAAGTGCCGAAACCCAAGGCGAACAAATTGATTTTTCATTGCCTGCCGATGCAATTACAGTCGGTACGCGGCATCCTTTGAGCGTAACGCGTAACCGCATTGTTTCTATCTTTAAACGGCTTGGTTTTGCTGTTGCCGAAGGTCCGGATATTGAAGACGACTGGCACAACTTCGGCGCGATGAATTTGCCTGAAGACCATCCTGCGCGCGATATGCAGGATACATTTTATATTAATCAAAATCCATCGTGGTTGTTGCGCACACATACAAGCAGCGTGCAGGCGCGCATCATGGAAACGCAGAAACCGCCCATCCGTGTGATTTGTCCCGGAAGAGTTTATCGTAATGAAACGATTAGTGCAAGAGCGCATTGTTTCTTTCATCAGGTCGAAGGTTTATACGTTGATGAAAATGTGAGCTTCGCCGATTTGAAACAAACGCTGTATTTCTTTGTACAGGAAATGTTCGGCAAAGACGTAAAAGTGCGTTTCCGTCCGAGCTATTTTCCATTCACAGAGCCGAGCGCGGAAATGGACATCAGTTGTTTGATTTGCGGCGGAATCGGTTGTAACGTTTGCAAACACACGGGTTGGGTGGAAATTTTAGGAAGCGGCATGGTACATCCGAAAGTATTGGAAAACTTTGGTATCGACAGCAACAAATACACAGGTTTTGCTTTTGGCATGGGAGTGGAGCGTATCACACAATTAAAGTACAGAGTGAATGATTTGCGGTTGTATTCGCAAAACGATATTCGGTTTTTACAACAGTTTACAGGCGCGGTTTAAACCGCGTTTTTTTGTTGAAATATTTTAATAATTTTTATCATCCATCGTATCCAAAATACTTCTGTAACTCACATAACGTTCGGGCGAAATAATCCCGTCTGCAACAGCTTGCCGCACAGCGCAACCGGGTTCCTCGATGTGCATACAATTATTGAAACGGCAATTGCTTAAAACATCACGCATTTCCGGGAAATAATGCGACAATTCCACACGCTCGATTCCTGTCAAGCCAAACTCCCGAATGCCCGGTGTATCAATAATTCTGCCCCCGAAAAGCAAATCAAACATTTCTGCAAAAGTAGTCGTGTGCATTCCTTTGCCGCTCCAGTCGCTCACTTCCTGTGTACGCAAGTTTTTTTCAGGAAAAATAGCATTTATGAATGTCGACTTTCCTACGCCTGAATGTCCGCTCAACAACGATGTTTTATCTTTCAACCAAAGTTTTAGTTCCTCAACATTTTCATTGTTTTCCAGACTTATTGGCAATACTTTATAGCCGATTTGCCCATAAACAGAAGTTATCTCATTTAGCAATTCCCATTCCTTTTTTTTATAAATATCTGTTTTATTAAAAACAAGAATTGTAGGAATATGAAACGCTTCAGCACATACCAAAAACCTATCAATAAAACCCGTGGAAGTTTTCGGATTTTTCAACGTGCAAAACAAAACCGCCCGGTCAAGATTTGCCGCGACGATATGATGCTGATTTTTATTATGCGGCGATGTGCGGGCGATGTAATTTTTTCTATCAAGAATTTCAGTAATCACAAAATCTTTTTGCTCTTCTTCCTGAATTTCCACTTCGTCGCCAACGGCAACAGGATTGGTAGATGTAATTCCATCAAGTTTCAGCACACCTTTGAGGCGTGCGTTGAAAAGCCCGCCATCCATGGCTTTCACGCTGTACCAACTTCCCGTAGATTTGTAAATTGTTGCCCGCAATTAAGAAAATTTAATTGCGAAGGTATTTGAAAAAGGCAAATGCTTTATTGATAAATTCATATAAAACAAAAAAGCCTCACAAACATATTGCAAGGCTTTCTCGGAAAATTATCGTCGCTATTTTTTCGATACACTCAATGGACCGCTTCCGAAATAAGCAATCATCAACGCCGCGCCAATCAAAGAAACATTGGTAACAAAATGCAAGATTTGTTCCTGCTTTTGTTGAGGGTCGGAAATCGACCAGAAATTGTGAAAAACAAGCGTTACGGGAACAAGAAAAATCACAATCAGCCAACCGCCGATTTTTGCTTTAAAACCAGTAAGAATCATGAGCGCGCCCACCAAAGCAACAACGCCTGCAAGCGGAACTAAAACATTTGGTAAGGGCAACCCCACGGCTGCTGCGTAACCATTGGCTTTGCCGGAAAGTAAATTTGCAAACGATGCAAAAATAAACAGCAGTGAAAATAAAATTCTGCCGATTAGAACAACGAATTTCATAATTAAAAGTTTTGATGATGAAGAAAATAGGTTTATCAAAGTTAAAAAGCGCAATCAAAAAACATATCGGGCAACCACTATACAAAAGTATAGCAAATTATTTATGATTTTTTGAAAATTCTGTAGGTCTATATTTTTGTCCAATCTTTCATTGCATCTACAATTGCATCTACATCTTCCCTGGTATTGTGAAAATGCATACTGATACGAATATTTCCATTGCGTGCAGTAGTAATAATATTGCGTTTCAGCAGAAAATCGTGTAAGCCGTTTTTTTCTTTAATTACAACGATTGAAGTTCTGTTTTCCTCATTAGCATCGCCAATTAAATGCACAGGTAAATTGATAATTTCATTCAACAGTTTTTGTGTAAGCGACTTGTTGTGTGCTTCAATATTTTGTATTCCAATTGTATTTTTTTCTTCGATTGCTTTATTCAAAACCGTAAAACCAAATTGATTCAAATGTCCGGGTTCAAAATTCAAAATACTTGGCTCATATAAATATTTACCGTTTTCTACCCGAACGGTTTTGCTGTTGTTTCCGCTAATTTTCGGCGGATAAGTTTGTAGAAATTCGTCGTTGCTAAACAAAATTCCTGTGCCGAAGCCCGCATTCATCCATTTGTAATTGCTTGCAATGAAGACATCAATCGGCAACGCTGATAAATTGATTTCGATTGCGCCAAGACTTTGTGTTCCATCCACTATCAACCAAACGTCTTGTTCTTTACAAAACGCTGAAAGCCTTTCCAAGTCAAGCTTATAGCCACTTTGCCATTGCACATGACTGAGCGCGACGATATCAATTTGTTTTTCTTTAATCAATAATTCAATCTTATCAAGATTAATCGAAAAGTTATGTTCATCGTCAATCCACGTAATATCAAATCCGTTGATGATAAATGGAATATTTACCGACGGATAATCATTTTTATACAATAATATTTTCTCATCGCCCTTCAAGGATTGTACAATGCTATTCATGGCGAATGAAAAATTGGGAACAAAAGCCACGTTGTTTTCATTCGCACCAATGAAATCCGCAACTTTCTTTTTAATAACATTTGCTTCTACATCGCGCCACTCTTCAGTTGCAGCCGAACCGACTGTTCCGAATTTCTTGTACAATTCATTGCCCGCATTTGTTGCGGCTTCGGATACCAAGCCAAAACCTGCCGTGTTTAAGTATGTCATAATTAAATTTGAAAACATTAAGAAATTAAGGAAAATAAGAATTTTGGGTAATCTAAATGTTTCTCAATTTATTAATGGTTGTTTAAAAATATTGCGTCTTATACGGATAACGAATCTGGTACATTTCTCGTACACGCGTGAGAATAAACGCCCGCAGTTCATCAATATTTTCCCTTTCTTTCGCCGAAATAAAGATGCTGTTGCCTTCGGTAATATTGTGCCATTTGTCGTTCAGTTCCTGCAGTATTTGTTGCTTCACATCGTCGTGCAGCCACTCGTCAAAATTTCGCTCGGCATACAAATCCATTTTGTTGAACACCGTGATAATCGGTTTGTCAAAAGCATTTAGTTCCTGCAAAGTTTTGTTTACAACATTCAGTTGGTCTTCGTGCTGCTCATGTGAAATATCTACCACGTGAATCAAAATATCTGCTTCGCGCACTTCATCCAGCGTACTTTTAAAACTTTCGACAAGATGATGCGGCAGTTTGCGAATAAAGCCAACGGTATCACTTAAAAGAAATGGCGTGTTTTCAAAAACCACTTTGCGCGTAGTTGTGTCAAGTGTTGCGAACAGTTTGTTTTCGGCAAATACATCACTCTTGCTCAGCAAATTCATTAACGTGCTTTTGCCCACATTTGTGTAACCAACCAGCGATACGCGGATAAATTCGCCACGCTCTTTTCGCTGCGTAAACGATTGCTTTTCTATCTCTTTCAAACGCTTGCGCAACAACGAAATTTTATCCTTGACAATACGACGGTCAGTTTCAATTTCCGTTTCGCCCGGACCTCGCGAACCAATACCTGCTCCCTGTCGTTCCAGGTGCGTCCACATACCGCGCAAGCGCGGAAGAATGTATTGGTATTGCGCCAGCTCTACCTGCACTTTTGCCTGTGCAGTTCTTGCGCGGCGTGCGAAAATGTCAAGAATTAAATCGCTTCGGTCGATGGTTTTTACTTTTACAACATCCTGAATATTTTTGATTTGCGCACCTGTAAGTTCATCGTCAAAAATCAGCAAATCGATATTTTTTCCCTGCACGTAATTTTTTATTTCTTCTAATTTTCCCTTGCCTACAAATGTGCGGCTGTCGGGATTAGGCAACTTTTGCGTGAAACGTTTCATCGTTTGTGCACCTGCAGTTTCTGCAAGAAAAGCCAATTCGTCTAAAAATTCATTGACCAGGTTTTCGGTTTGGTTTTGCTGAATTACAGCGACCAATACAGCTCTTTCGTTTTCAATTATTTTATTGTTCTTGTCTATCATCTTTTACAAAGATAGTTTTAATGTGATAATGAGATGATTTGATAACAATGAAAAGACCAATAGGTAGTTTAATAAAAATCCTGTGTTTGGCTCAGACACAGGAACATAATTAAACGGCAATAAAAACTTTAAGAAATTGCTTATTCAAATTTATCTGCGGAATTTCTTATTTTATCAGCGAGGTCATAAAGAGCTTCCTTCAACTTTTCTTTTTCTGTTTCCGAAAATTCGCCTGTTCCGCCATTTCCGTCAATCCCGTTAAGTTTGTTATATATCCATGAACTTGATTTGCTGAAATAATTACGAGCAATTCTTGCCCAAGATACATCAAGCAAAATGCTTTCAAGTTGTGATTTAGCTGTAATAGCTGTTTTAGTTTCCATTGTTTTAATTTTTTAATTTTTAGTAAAAATCTTCGTTCTTAATTTTTATCATCATCATAAAGTAAGGTTTCAAATAACTGCCTGATAAACCATTCAAGCTCCAACGAATAATTGTGTTTTGAACTTTTAAAATTTCTGATAGCAACAATCAATTCATTTTCCTTTTCAGTTAATTTAATTTGTTTCATGTTCATATTTTTAACGGCAATACAAAGATACTACGAATTATCATAGTTGCCAGGTATTTCAAATTTTGTTTAAAAATTTTTCTTTTCAGCAATTTCTATATCTGATTGTGCTATCATGGCTAAATAAAAAAGCCGGATAATAATTTACCCGGCTTTATCAACATTTCTTTTAATCAAAATTACATTATGCTCAATCCGAAACCTATGGAATACGGATGAAGGGTTGGTCCTGCACCTGATTTTAACAATGATGTCAGCTGATAAGTTCCGTAAATATTAAACATTCCGAGACCTATACGCAACGTTCCATCGAGCCTCGTTGTATTAAAATAGCGCTTGCTGTACTCTTTTTCTATATAGCCTGTTCCGTACATAGATGTTCCCGCAGAATTGATTTCGTTTTTTCCTTTACTATGCGCGTTTACCATCCAACCGCCTTTTAAACCCACCGCTACACGAAAACCATGAGCAGGATTTACCACATTTTTGCTGAATCGTAGTTCCAATGGAATTTCCAGATAGGTATTTACAATCTTAAATTTCTTAAACGAGGTTCCACCGCCGCCGTTTTCCGTAATT from Arachidicoccus sp. BS20 encodes the following:
- a CDS encoding DUF5053 domain-containing protein gives rise to the protein METKTAITAKSQLESILLDVSWARIARNYFSKSSSWIYNKLNGIDGNGGTGEFSETEKEKLKEALYDLADKIRNSADKFE
- the pheS gene encoding phenylalanine--tRNA ligase subunit alpha — translated: MEDLLKKLNQYKEEISASSATNADEVENFRIKYLGTKGLVKSVMGEMKNVPNEQKKQAGQLLNEFKQFAEAKYESLKEQFASAETQGEQIDFSLPADAITVGTRHPLSVTRNRIVSIFKRLGFAVAEGPDIEDDWHNFGAMNLPEDHPARDMQDTFYINQNPSWLLRTHTSSVQARIMETQKPPIRVICPGRVYRNETISARAHCFFHQVEGLYVDENVSFADLKQTLYFFVQEMFGKDVKVRFRPSYFPFTEPSAEMDISCLICGGIGCNVCKHTGWVEILGSGMVHPKVLENFGIDSNKYTGFAFGMGVERITQLKYRVNDLRLYSQNDIRFLQQFTGAV
- a CDS encoding aminotransferase class V-fold PLP-dependent enzyme produces the protein MTYLNTAGFGLVSEAATNAGNELYKKFGTVGSAATEEWRDVEANVIKKKVADFIGANENNVAFVPNFSFAMNSIVQSLKGDEKILLYKNDYPSVNIPFIINGFDITWIDDEHNFSINLDKIELLIKEKQIDIVALSHVQWQSGYKLDLERLSAFCKEQDVWLIVDGTQSLGAIEINLSALPIDVFIASNYKWMNAGFGTGILFSNDEFLQTYPPKISGNNSKTVRVENGKYLYEPSILNFEPGHLNQFGFTVLNKAIEEKNTIGIQNIEAHNKSLTQKLLNEIINLPVHLIGDANEENRTSIVVIKEKNGLHDFLLKRNIITTARNGNIRISMHFHNTREDVDAIVDAMKDWTKI
- a CDS encoding DoxX family protein → MKFVVLIGRILFSLLFIFASFANLLSGKANGYAAAVGLPLPNVLVPLAGVVALVGALMILTGFKAKIGGWLIVIFLVPVTLVFHNFWSISDPQQKQEQILHFVTNVSLIGAALMIAYFGSGPLSVSKK
- the hflX gene encoding GTPase HflX, giving the protein MIDKNNKIIENERAVLVAVIQQNQTENLVNEFLDELAFLAETAGAQTMKRFTQKLPNPDSRTFVGKGKLEEIKNYVQGKNIDLLIFDDELTGAQIKNIQDVVKVKTIDRSDLILDIFARRARTAQAKVQVELAQYQYILPRLRGMWTHLERQGAGIGSRGPGETEIETDRRIVKDKISLLRKRLKEIEKQSFTQRKERGEFIRVSLVGYTNVGKSTLMNLLSKSDVFAENKLFATLDTTTRKVVFENTPFLLSDTVGFIRKLPHHLVESFKSTLDEVREADILIHVVDISHEQHEDQLNVVNKTLQELNAFDKPIITVFNKMDLYAERNFDEWLHDDVKQQILQELNDKWHNITEGNSIFISAKERENIDELRAFILTRVREMYQIRYPYKTQYF
- the frr gene encoding ribosome recycling factor: MPEQIDDILKDAESGMKKAISHLEVELTRIRAGKANPSMLDGITVEYYGNPTPIPQVANVSVMDARTITIQPWEKNMLAAIERAIMMANIGITPQNDGVQIRLFQPPLTEERRKELFKKALAEGETAKVSIRNIRRDGIEQIKKLQKDGLSEDVAKGGEKSVQEITDKFIVLVDKHLEAKEKEMMTV
- a CDS encoding alanine dehydrogenase, producing the protein MATAKPIITAAFGYETLEETLDIKQKSARLAIGIPKEIAFQEERIALIPEAVSVLVNNGHQVMIESKAGEGSKFSDKDFSEAGAIISYDAEEIYKQPIIIKSAPITVADVPKLQRNQIIVSPLNHTLLKKEILEELAKKKITALGFELLKDDSGTFPIVRSMSEIAGSASMLLAGQFLASSNGGKGVLLGGISGIPPTKVIIIGAGVVGEFATRSALAMGASVKVFDNNVYRLKRLQNNLGFRVWTSVIEPKILAKQLKTCEVAVGALSSAKGRVPIVATEHMVSHMRQGSVIIDVSIDRGGVFETSEITSHEHPTFIKHGVIHYCVPNIASGFARTASHAISNVLMPLLLKVADNGGLDAMLWHNFNLREGIYMYKGCVTNIHLSERFDIKYTDLNLLLATSRR
- the rsgA gene encoding ribosome small subunit-dependent GTPase A, with protein sequence MRATIYKSTGSWYSVKAMDGGLFNARLKGVLKLDGITSTNPVAVGDEVEIQEEEQKDFVITEILDRKNYIARTSPHNKNQHHIVAANLDRAVLFCTLKNPKTSTGFIDRFLVCAEAFHIPTILVFNKTDIYKKKEWELLNEITSVYGQIGYKVLPISLENNENVEELKLWLKDKTSLLSGHSGVGKSTFINAIFPEKNLRTQEVSDWSGKGMHTTTFAEMFDLLFGGRIIDTPGIREFGLTGIERVELSHYFPEMRDVLSNCRFNNCMHIEEPGCAVRQAVADGIISPERYVSYRSILDTMDDKNY